The following are encoded in a window of Pseudomonas multiresinivorans genomic DNA:
- a CDS encoding LysR substrate-binding domain-containing protein, giving the protein MSVSHAQLKAFHAVAVHGSFTRAAERLFLTQPAVSDQVRKLEERYGVLLFHRNKRSVRLTELGERLLAVTQRLFVIEAEAQELLQESSALQTGSLVLAVDAAVHLLPQVALFCQRHPGIRVRIETGNTDESLQALFGYRADLALLGRAVEDERLVSFTLRRDPIVAFVASGHPWAGRESIHLADLDDAPLVLREHGSVTRQTLEEEMRRAGLRMRAAIEVEGREAAREAVVAGIGVGVVSAAEFGSDNRVQALPIVDCERHMSETLVCLREQSTRRIVATFLDLVKEDLPSK; this is encoded by the coding sequence ATGTCCGTTTCCCACGCCCAGCTCAAAGCCTTCCATGCCGTCGCCGTGCACGGCAGCTTCACTCGCGCCGCGGAGCGCCTGTTCCTCACCCAGCCGGCCGTTTCCGACCAGGTTCGCAAGCTGGAAGAGCGATACGGCGTGCTGCTGTTCCATCGCAACAAGCGCTCGGTACGGCTGACGGAACTGGGTGAACGCCTGCTGGCGGTGACCCAGCGATTGTTCGTGATCGAGGCCGAGGCCCAGGAGCTGTTGCAGGAGTCCAGCGCGCTGCAGACCGGCAGCCTGGTGCTGGCTGTGGACGCGGCAGTTCACCTGCTGCCACAGGTGGCGCTGTTCTGCCAGCGCCACCCCGGCATTCGCGTACGCATCGAGACGGGCAACACCGACGAGTCCCTGCAGGCTTTGTTCGGCTATCGCGCCGACCTGGCGCTGCTCGGGCGTGCGGTGGAGGACGAACGCCTGGTGTCCTTCACCCTGCGCCGCGACCCCATAGTCGCCTTCGTCGCCAGCGGCCACCCCTGGGCAGGCCGCGAGTCGATCCATCTGGCCGACCTCGACGACGCGCCGTTGGTGCTGCGCGAGCACGGCTCGGTCACCCGCCAGACGCTGGAGGAGGAAATGCGCCGCGCCGGTTTGCGCATGCGCGCGGCGATCGAGGTCGAGGGCCGCGAGGCCGCCCGCGAGGCAGTCGTGGCGGGCATTGGCGTGGGGGTGGTGTCGGCGGCGGAATTCGGTTCGGACAACCGCGTCCAGGCGTTGCCGATCGTCGATTGCGAGCGACACATGAGCGAGACCCTGGTGTGCCTGCGTGAGCAGAGCACCCGGCGAATCGTGGCGACGTTTCTCGATCTGGTGAAGGAAGATTTACCGTCGAAGTAA